A single region of the Enterococcus mundtii genome encodes:
- a CDS encoding mechanosensitive ion channel family protein: MFSFIATAETTSSTGENLTDQAVSQLNAFQRFWNNIDWDGIFSTMIQKGLFLIFLIILFGLINRIGKYLIDKSFKQYSKKTVLNGSRLKTLQSLLNTIFNYTIGFFFIYAILSVIGVPIGSLLAGAGIAGVAIGLGAQGFMSDVITGFFIIMEQQMDVGDYVKLTNLTIEGTVVSVGIRTLQLKGVDGTVHFIPNRSITTISNLSRSNMQVVLDIRIVPEEGYDKIYEIIQKVNETLAVKYEEELQTEPSIFGLVDIGNSNFAIRTICYVLNGKQFELKEEFLSSYVKELTAAGYSIPNTPIVLK; the protein is encoded by the coding sequence ATGTTTTCATTCATTGCAACAGCAGAAACAACAAGCTCAACTGGAGAAAATTTGACTGATCAAGCGGTTAGTCAACTCAATGCGTTCCAACGTTTTTGGAATAATATTGATTGGGATGGGATTTTTTCTACAATGATCCAAAAAGGATTATTCCTTATTTTTTTGATTATTCTTTTTGGCCTCATTAATCGAATCGGTAAATACTTGATCGACAAATCTTTTAAACAATATTCAAAAAAAACCGTTCTTAACGGTAGCCGCTTAAAAACGTTACAAAGTCTTTTAAATACCATTTTCAATTATACGATTGGCTTTTTCTTTATTTATGCCATCCTATCCGTGATCGGTGTGCCGATTGGTTCACTATTAGCCGGAGCAGGGATTGCCGGAGTAGCCATCGGTTTAGGCGCACAAGGCTTTATGAGTGATGTGATCACTGGCTTCTTTATTATCATGGAACAACAAATGGACGTTGGCGACTATGTCAAATTAACGAATCTTACGATCGAAGGAACCGTGGTATCCGTTGGTATCCGGACACTGCAACTCAAAGGTGTTGACGGTACCGTCCACTTCATTCCAAACCGTAGTATCACAACGATCAGTAACCTTTCTCGTTCCAATATGCAAGTCGTTCTTGATATTCGGATCGTTCCGGAAGAAGGCTATGATAAGATCTATGAGATCATTCAAAAAGTTAATGAAACGTTAGCTGTAAAATACGAAGAGGAATTACAAACTGAGCCATCGATCTTTGGATTGGTCGATATCGGCAACAGTAACTTTGCGATTCGGACAATTTGTTACGTTTTAAATGGTAAACAGTTCGAATTGAAAGAAGAATTTTTGAGTTCATATGTCAAAGAACTGACAGCTGCCGGTTACAGCATCCCAAATACACCGATCGTGTTGAAATAG
- a CDS encoding amino acid ABC transporter ATP-binding protein — MTMIKFDSVEKYYGKFHALKNINLEFEKGEVVVVIGPSGSGKSTMLRCINGLETITSGKLLINDVDIRDKNTKLTEIRKNVGMVFQHFNLYPNKTVLENITLAPIKVLKQDEATAVKNAEKFLKTVNMLDKKDSYPSMLSGGQQQRVAIARGLAMNPEMLLFDEPTSALDPEMIGDVLDVMKKLARDGMSMIVVTHEMGFAKEVADRVIFMADGQVLEDSRDVRNFFDDPKEERAKQFISKVINH, encoded by the coding sequence ATGACAATGATTAAATTTGATAGCGTGGAAAAGTATTACGGCAAATTCCATGCGTTGAAAAACATCAATCTTGAGTTTGAAAAAGGGGAAGTTGTCGTTGTCATTGGTCCATCAGGATCAGGAAAAAGTACGATGCTTCGCTGTATCAACGGCTTAGAAACAATCACTTCAGGAAAGCTTTTGATCAATGATGTCGATATTCGCGATAAAAACACAAAATTGACGGAGATTAGAAAAAATGTCGGAATGGTCTTTCAACATTTTAATCTTTACCCCAATAAAACAGTTTTAGAAAACATCACATTGGCACCAATCAAAGTATTAAAACAAGATGAGGCAACTGCTGTAAAAAATGCGGAAAAGTTTTTAAAGACAGTCAATATGCTAGATAAAAAAGATTCCTATCCTTCCATGTTATCTGGTGGACAACAACAGCGTGTAGCGATTGCTCGCGGCTTAGCGATGAATCCCGAAATGCTGTTATTTGACGAGCCAACATCTGCCTTGGACCCAGAGATGATCGGTGATGTATTGGACGTAATGAAAAAATTGGCAAGAGATGGCATGTCAATGATCGTGGTCACACACGAAATGGGCTTTGCGAAAGAAGTGGCAGACCGTGTCATTTTTATGGCGGACGGACAAGTATTAGAAGATAGTCGCGATGTACGCAATTTCTTCGATGATCCAAAAGAGGAACGTGCAAAACAATTTATCAGTAAAGTAATCAATCATTGA
- a CDS encoding amino acid ABC transporter permease, producing the protein MTELIQTYGPAFLDGFKVTILSSVLALLFSLIIGTLMAIFQLSHNKWIRGLAKAYVEFFRNIPLLIIVMFFYVVLPLYWISFDGFQAGTIGLTIYTSAFIAETVRSGIQTVPKGQMEAGLSSGFTYSETMRYIVLPQAFKIVIPPLGNQFINLVKNSSILAIVAGLDIMYQGDLIASETFNTFDTYIIVGLFYLIITLPLSYLMVYLEKKWAVRS; encoded by the coding sequence ATGACTGAATTGATACAAACTTATGGGCCAGCCTTCCTTGATGGATTTAAAGTAACGATCCTATCAAGTGTCTTGGCACTTTTATTCAGTTTGATCATCGGAACGTTGATGGCGATTTTTCAATTGTCACACAATAAATGGATTCGTGGTTTAGCGAAAGCCTATGTTGAATTTTTTAGGAATATCCCGTTATTGATCATCGTGATGTTCTTCTATGTCGTATTACCACTTTATTGGATCAGCTTTGATGGTTTTCAAGCAGGAACGATCGGGCTGACGATCTATACTTCCGCATTTATTGCAGAAACCGTTCGTTCGGGCATCCAAACTGTGCCAAAAGGTCAAATGGAGGCTGGTCTTTCATCAGGATTTACTTACTCAGAGACGATGCGTTACATCGTATTGCCACAGGCATTTAAAATCGTTATCCCACCATTAGGCAATCAATTTATCAATTTGGTCAAAAATTCATCGATTTTAGCAATTGTTGCTGGTTTGGATATCATGTATCAAGGGGATTTGATCGCTAGTGAAACTTTCAACACGTTTGATACCTATATCATCGTCGGTTTATTTTACTTGATCATTACCTTACCATTGTCTTATTTGATGGTTTATCTTGAGAAAAAATGGGCAGTTCGTTCATAG
- the trpS gene encoding tryptophan--tRNA ligase, with amino-acid sequence MKNIILTGDRPTGKLHLGHYVGSLKKRVEMQADENNQLFVMIADMQALTDNAKDPEKVSSNVLEVALDYLSVGLDPAKSTLFIQSQIPELAELTMYYLNLVSIGRVRRNPTVKTEIEQKKFGESVPTGFFIYPVSQAADITAFKANLVPVGEDQKPMLEQTQEIVQSFNHTYGEVLVEPKAVFPPKGMGRLPGIDGNGKMSKSLGNGIYISDHADVLQKKVMSMYTDPNHIHVQDPGQVEGNMVFTYLDVFGTDKEAIEEMKAHYRRGGLGDVKIKRYLIDVLEAEFAPIRARREELAKDPQAVMDILRHGSEEAAKVAAATLSEVKAAMGINYFNQ; translated from the coding sequence TTGAAAAATATTATTTTAACAGGAGACCGTCCTACTGGCAAACTACACTTAGGCCATTATGTCGGGTCTTTGAAAAAACGTGTAGAAATGCAAGCGGATGAGAACAATCAGTTGTTCGTAATGATCGCAGATATGCAAGCCTTGACTGACAATGCGAAAGACCCTGAAAAAGTGTCTTCCAATGTATTAGAAGTTGCTTTAGATTACTTATCGGTTGGTTTAGATCCTGCCAAATCAACATTGTTTATCCAGTCGCAAATCCCTGAATTAGCTGAGTTGACAATGTATTACTTAAACTTAGTAAGTATTGGTCGTGTGCGTCGTAACCCGACTGTTAAAACGGAGATCGAGCAAAAGAAATTTGGTGAAAGTGTCCCAACAGGCTTCTTTATCTACCCTGTCTCACAAGCTGCTGACATCACTGCGTTCAAAGCGAATCTAGTGCCAGTTGGTGAAGACCAAAAACCAATGTTGGAACAAACGCAAGAGATCGTCCAAAGTTTCAATCACACTTATGGAGAAGTACTAGTTGAACCGAAAGCCGTCTTCCCTCCTAAAGGAATGGGTCGTTTACCTGGGATCGATGGTAACGGAAAAATGAGTAAATCATTAGGAAATGGCATCTACATTTCTGACCATGCGGATGTTTTACAGAAAAAAGTGATGAGTATGTATACTGATCCAAATCACATCCATGTCCAAGATCCAGGACAAGTCGAAGGCAATATGGTCTTTACGTACTTAGATGTTTTTGGTACAGACAAAGAAGCAATCGAAGAGATGAAAGCCCACTATCGTCGTGGTGGACTCGGTGACGTGAAAATCAAGCGTTACTTGATCGACGTATTAGAAGCAGAGTTCGCACCGATCCGCGCACGTCGTGAAGAATTGGCGAAGGACCCACAAGCCGTGATGGATATCTTACGTCATGGTAGTGAAGAAGCGGCTAAAGTTGCGGCAGCCACACTTTCTGAAGTGAAAGCGGCAATGGGCATCAATTATTTCAATCAGTAA
- the fabI gene encoding enoyl-ACP reductase FabI — protein sequence MSFLEGKKIVIMGVANKRSIAWGCAEAMMQQGAEIIYTYQNERMKKSLVKLVGEDAFTVECDVASDESIEKAMDTIGEYAGEIHGLVHAVAYANKEELSGNVSDISREGYQLAQDISSYSLIAVSKYAQKYLAPNSGIVSMSYLGSQRAIPNYNMMGIAKASLEAAIRYLAAEFSPKGIRVNGISAGAIKTLAVTGVKDYQKLIELSESRTPDQQGVTIEEVGNTCAFLISPLSSGIIGDIIYVDKGVHLS from the coding sequence ATGTCTTTTTTAGAAGGAAAAAAAATCGTGATCATGGGTGTTGCGAATAAACGCAGTATTGCTTGGGGTTGTGCAGAAGCAATGATGCAACAAGGCGCTGAGATCATCTATACGTACCAAAATGAACGTATGAAAAAATCGCTAGTCAAATTAGTCGGTGAAGATGCCTTCACTGTAGAGTGTGATGTTGCTAGCGATGAGAGCATCGAAAAAGCGATGGATACGATTGGTGAATATGCCGGTGAAATCCATGGTTTGGTCCATGCTGTTGCTTATGCCAACAAAGAAGAGCTTTCAGGTAACGTTTCTGATATTTCAAGAGAGGGTTATCAATTAGCACAAGACATCAGCAGCTATTCATTGATCGCTGTATCGAAGTATGCCCAAAAATACTTAGCTCCCAACAGCGGCATCGTAAGTATGTCTTATCTTGGTTCACAACGAGCGATCCCTAATTATAATATGATGGGAATCGCAAAAGCTTCACTAGAAGCTGCCATTCGCTACTTAGCCGCTGAATTCTCACCTAAAGGAATCCGTGTCAATGGGATCTCTGCTGGTGCGATCAAAACGTTAGCAGTTACTGGTGTGAAGGATTACCAAAAATTGATCGAGTTATCCGAATCACGCACCCCCGATCAACAAGGTGTGACGATCGAAGAAGTCGGAAATACTTGTGCTTTCTTGATCAGCCCCCTATCTAGCGGGATCATCGGTGATATCATTTACGTAGATAAAGGTGTTCACTTATCTTGA
- a CDS encoding branched-chain amino acid aminotransferase produces MQIDWDNLGFSYIKTPWRFVAKWRDGEWGKGELTEDNYLSLHEGSPALHYGQQCFEGLKAYRRKDGKINLFRPEQNSRRLNQSARRLLMPMVPEKMFVDAVKEVVKANEAFVPPYGSGATLYLRPFLIGVGENIGVHPAPEYLFVVFCTPVGAYFKGGLKPTNFIVSDYDRAAPNGTGAAKVGGNYAASLLPGTEAKELNYSDCVYLDPATHAKIEEVGAANFFGITKDNQFITPQSPSILPSITKYSLLQIAEERLGLKAVEGDIYIDQLDQFAEAGACGTAAVISPIGGIYYKNDLHVFYSETEVGPVTKRLYDELTGIQFGDIEAPEGWIEVVE; encoded by the coding sequence ATGCAAATAGATTGGGATAACTTAGGATTTTCTTACATCAAAACACCTTGGCGCTTCGTTGCCAAATGGAGAGATGGCGAGTGGGGAAAAGGCGAATTGACCGAAGATAATTATCTGTCACTTCATGAAGGATCGCCCGCACTTCACTATGGCCAACAGTGCTTTGAAGGATTAAAAGCTTATCGTAGAAAAGATGGAAAGATCAATTTATTCCGTCCAGAGCAAAACAGTCGTCGCTTGAACCAGAGTGCCAGACGTTTATTGATGCCCATGGTTCCAGAAAAAATGTTTGTTGATGCAGTGAAAGAAGTCGTAAAAGCAAATGAAGCCTTTGTGCCACCTTATGGTTCAGGAGCAACGTTGTATTTACGGCCTTTCCTGATCGGGGTTGGAGAAAACATTGGTGTTCATCCAGCGCCTGAGTATTTGTTTGTTGTTTTCTGTACGCCTGTAGGAGCCTATTTCAAAGGTGGATTGAAACCAACGAACTTTATCGTTTCTGACTATGACCGAGCGGCACCTAATGGAACAGGAGCTGCCAAAGTAGGAGGTAACTACGCAGCAAGTCTATTACCGGGGACTGAAGCGAAAGAATTAAATTATTCAGATTGCGTTTACCTAGATCCAGCGACGCACGCAAAAATTGAAGAAGTCGGCGCGGCGAATTTCTTTGGTATCACTAAAGACAACCAGTTCATCACACCGCAATCGCCTTCGATTTTACCAAGTATTACGAAGTATTCCTTGTTGCAGATTGCGGAAGAACGTTTGGGGCTTAAAGCAGTTGAGGGAGACATCTACATCGATCAACTTGATCAATTTGCAGAAGCAGGTGCGTGTGGAACCGCAGCGGTGATTTCACCGATTGGTGGAATCTACTATAAAAATGATTTACATGTCTTTTACAGTGAGACAGAAGTAGGACCAGTAACTAAGCGTTTATATGATGAATTGACGGGTATCCAGTTTGGGGATATCGAAGCACCAGAAGGTTGGATCGAAGTCGTCGAATAA
- the rph gene encoding ribonuclease PH — translation MRHDGRNVQDLRKITIETNVLKHPEGSVLISFGDTKVICAATVEETVPPFLKGTGKGWVTAEYSMLPCATNTRNRRESSKGKLSGRTMEIQRLIGRSLRAVVDLEKLGERSIIVDCDVIQADGGTRTASITGAFVALRLAIEKLLQKKVLANDPIKEHLAAISVGILADGTCVTDLDYHEDVAAEVDMNLVMTESGKFVEIQGTGEEATFDGEQLNEMLVYGKTAIESLIFEQKNVLLSEWSDTTPEPTEKTIVIATRNAGKAEEFRTLFAKEGYTVKTLFDYPEIPDVEETGTTFEENARLKAETIAQVLNQPVLADDSGLKVDVLGGRPGVYSARFAGEHKSDAANNAKLLFELTDVADEERTAQFHCTLVFAEPNKESLVVEAEWPGRIGRIPKGENGFGYDPLFIPDGYTQTAAEISSEEKNNHSHRGLAMAKLSQVWQGWLEGVE, via the coding sequence ATGCGTCATGACGGAAGAAATGTCCAAGATTTACGTAAAATCACGATTGAAACAAATGTGCTGAAGCATCCAGAAGGATCAGTTTTGATCAGCTTTGGCGATACGAAAGTGATTTGTGCGGCAACGGTTGAAGAGACAGTCCCCCCGTTTTTAAAAGGGACTGGTAAAGGATGGGTGACAGCAGAATACAGTATGTTGCCCTGCGCCACGAATACGAGAAATCGTCGTGAAAGCAGCAAAGGTAAGTTAAGTGGACGGACGATGGAGATCCAACGTTTGATCGGTCGTTCGTTGCGTGCGGTCGTCGATCTCGAGAAACTTGGTGAACGCAGTATCATCGTTGATTGTGACGTGATCCAAGCAGACGGTGGCACCCGAACAGCAAGTATTACCGGTGCATTTGTGGCTTTAAGATTAGCTATCGAAAAATTATTACAGAAAAAAGTGTTAGCGAATGATCCAATCAAAGAACATTTAGCCGCCATCAGTGTAGGGATTTTAGCTGATGGGACATGTGTGACTGATTTGGATTATCACGAAGACGTTGCAGCAGAAGTCGATATGAACTTAGTGATGACGGAATCGGGCAAATTTGTGGAAATCCAAGGGACAGGCGAAGAAGCTACCTTTGATGGTGAACAATTGAACGAAATGCTTGTTTATGGCAAAACAGCGATCGAATCACTGATTTTTGAACAAAAAAATGTTTTGTTGAGTGAATGGTCAGACACTACGCCTGAACCGACAGAAAAAACGATTGTGATTGCTACTCGAAATGCAGGCAAAGCAGAAGAATTCCGTACCTTATTTGCGAAAGAAGGCTATACAGTCAAAACATTGTTTGATTATCCTGAGATACCTGATGTCGAAGAAACAGGTACAACATTCGAAGAAAACGCTCGGTTAAAAGCAGAAACGATTGCTCAAGTATTGAACCAGCCAGTATTGGCGGATGACTCTGGCCTGAAAGTCGATGTGTTAGGTGGTAGACCAGGAGTTTATTCTGCCCGTTTTGCTGGCGAACATAAGAGTGATGCGGCAAATAACGCAAAATTACTTTTTGAATTAACCGATGTAGCTGATGAAGAACGCACCGCACAATTTCATTGTACGTTGGTTTTCGCTGAGCCAAATAAAGAAAGTTTAGTAGTGGAAGCAGAGTGGCCTGGACGAATTGGTCGGATACCTAAAGGCGAAAATGGTTTTGGCTATGACCCTTTGTTCATTCCTGATGGGTACACTCAAACAGCGGCAGAAATCTCAAGTGAAGAAAAAAATAACCACAGTCACCGAGGCTTGGCTATGGCAAAACTAAGCCAAGTTTGGCAGGGATGGTTGGAAGGAGTGGAGTAG
- the fabZ gene encoding 3-hydroxyacyl-ACP dehydratase FabZ: MSYALSATEVMDLIPNRYPICYIDYVDSIDSGKKIIATKNVTINEDFFQGHFPDNPVMPGALILETLAQAGSILILKSEEFLGKRAYIGGINKAKFRQKVVPGDVMKCHFEIIKMKGPVGTAISEAFVDDKKVCECEFTFIVNEQA, translated from the coding sequence ATGTCATACGCATTATCAGCAACGGAAGTAATGGATCTTATTCCAAACCGTTACCCAATTTGTTACATCGATTACGTGGATTCGATCGATTCAGGAAAGAAGATCATTGCAACAAAAAATGTAACGATCAATGAAGATTTTTTCCAAGGTCATTTCCCTGACAATCCTGTCATGCCCGGAGCGTTGATCCTAGAAACCCTTGCACAAGCAGGTTCGATCTTGATTTTAAAATCAGAAGAGTTCCTAGGGAAACGTGCGTATATCGGTGGGATCAACAAAGCAAAATTCCGTCAAAAAGTCGTTCCTGGGGATGTGATGAAGTGTCATTTTGAGATCATCAAAATGAAAGGACCTGTAGGGACTGCGATTTCTGAAGCTTTTGTTGACGATAAAAAAGTGTGTGAATGTGAATTTACATTTATCGTCAATGAGCAAGCATAA
- a CDS encoding transporter substrate-binding domain-containing protein: protein MRKTTFTRLLFLFGLVFLVLSGCKGSSLAEKDILTRSKETNEIIWGVKYDTRLFGMMDIESRTVQGFDIDIAKAITKKILGEDGKAEFVEVTSKTRIPLLKNGNIDAIIATMTITEERKKQVDFSSVYFDAGQSLLVEKGSPIKSVEDLNAETTVLAVKGSTSAANIREHAPDARILELENYAEAFTALQSGQGDAMTTDNAILLGMAAENPSYELAGGTFTKEPYGIAINKGQENFLDAVNQALAEMVEDGTYDKIYEKWFPDTTQGKID from the coding sequence ATGCGTAAGACAACATTCACTCGTTTATTATTTCTTTTTGGGCTAGTATTTCTAGTATTGAGCGGCTGTAAAGGTAGCAGTTTGGCAGAAAAAGATATTTTGACTCGTAGTAAAGAAACGAACGAGATCATTTGGGGTGTCAAATACGATACACGATTGTTTGGGATGATGGATATCGAAAGCCGCACTGTTCAAGGGTTTGATATCGATATCGCCAAAGCAATCACGAAGAAGATTTTAGGAGAGGACGGAAAAGCAGAGTTTGTCGAAGTCACTTCTAAAACAAGAATCCCATTATTAAAAAATGGGAATATCGATGCCATCATTGCGACGATGACGATTACCGAAGAACGTAAAAAGCAAGTCGATTTCTCTTCAGTTTATTTTGACGCCGGACAATCATTGCTCGTTGAAAAGGGTAGTCCCATCAAAAGTGTGGAGGATTTAAACGCTGAAACGACTGTTCTAGCGGTAAAAGGCTCGACTTCAGCTGCCAACATCAGAGAACATGCACCTGATGCGCGGATCTTGGAGTTAGAGAACTATGCAGAAGCATTTACTGCCTTACAATCGGGGCAAGGTGATGCCATGACGACAGACAATGCGATCTTACTCGGAATGGCAGCGGAGAACCCTAGCTATGAATTAGCAGGTGGAACATTTACCAAAGAGCCTTATGGTATTGCAATCAACAAAGGACAAGAAAATTTCTTAGATGCAGTCAACCAAGCATTAGCGGAAATGGTTGAAGACGGCACCTACGATAAGATTTATGAAAAATGGTTCCCAGATACGACTCAGGGAAAAATTGATTAA
- a CDS encoding metallophosphoesterase translates to MRYLVVSDNHGDRAIIKELLTQYQNQVDYFFHCGDSELDATDEVWETYLGVQGNCDFGTDFETKRVVDTGLDRVYMTHGHLSNVRFGLTQLALEAKEQQATIALFGHTHQLGCEFEEGILFLNPGSISQPRGMIQIPAYAIIESTKETLAVQYYNRSHKKIDNMAFEYKR, encoded by the coding sequence ATGCGCTATTTAGTCGTTAGTGACAACCATGGGGATCGAGCAATCATCAAAGAATTGCTGACCCAGTATCAAAATCAAGTTGATTATTTCTTTCATTGTGGCGATTCAGAACTTGACGCAACAGATGAAGTTTGGGAAACTTATCTCGGTGTACAAGGCAATTGTGATTTCGGCACAGACTTTGAGACCAAACGAGTTGTAGATACTGGGCTTGATCGGGTATATATGACGCACGGCCATTTATCGAATGTCCGCTTTGGTTTGACTCAGTTAGCCCTTGAAGCAAAAGAGCAACAAGCAACGATTGCTCTTTTTGGGCACACCCATCAACTAGGGTGTGAATTTGAAGAAGGTATCTTGTTCTTAAATCCAGGAAGCATTTCCCAACCTCGAGGAATGATCCAAATCCCAGCTTACGCAATCATTGAGAGTACGAAAGAGACACTTGCTGTCCAATACTATAATCGATCACACAAAAAAATCGATAACATGGCATTTGAATATAAACGCTGA
- the cbpB gene encoding cyclic-di-AMP-binding protein CbpB: MIGPIVRELLLQNQETFLVPAENVANVMYQHPLSHGLLVLSKVGYTKIPVLGKDDRFVGLVSLSNVVNKMMDLQTISMEPLEGLTVADVMETDVPTIDENWELEEVLHLLVDASFLPVVTEDKVFKGIITRKELLKAVNYMVHELERQNIVSPKIDVDDLRERIDIVS; encoded by the coding sequence ATGATTGGACCAATTGTAAGAGAGTTATTACTGCAAAATCAAGAGACATTTTTGGTTCCAGCAGAAAACGTGGCAAATGTTATGTATCAACATCCGTTATCGCATGGACTATTAGTTTTATCGAAAGTTGGCTACACTAAAATCCCTGTCTTAGGGAAAGATGATCGCTTTGTTGGTCTAGTCAGTCTGTCGAATGTTGTCAATAAGATGATGGACCTACAAACAATCAGTATGGAACCATTAGAAGGCCTAACAGTTGCTGATGTAATGGAAACCGATGTACCAACCATTGATGAAAATTGGGAACTAGAAGAAGTTCTTCATTTACTAGTGGATGCTTCGTTCTTGCCAGTTGTCACAGAGGATAAAGTGTTCAAAGGAATCATCACACGAAAAGAGTTATTGAAAGCAGTCAATTACATGGTACACGAATTAGAACGTCAAAATATTGTATCACCAAAAATAGATGTAGATGATTTAAGAGAAAGAATCGATATCGTTAGTTAA
- a CDS encoding amino acid ABC transporter permease encodes MDFSGAFSWMNIRFLLEGLKVTIEVSLFSIIFSFLIGGLTGVLRFASIPYLSKIVGLIIDIIRNLPLLLIIFFTYFALPQIGIQMNIFWSAVAALTIFESAMLSEIFRAGLNAVPKGQMEAGLSTGLSYVETMRTIIMPQAFKSMIPAIVSQLISLIKDTSLAVIISLPELTHQARIVYGQNTNYVLPMFVMMTFMYFVVCYALSLLSSYLEKRKYSY; translated from the coding sequence ATGGATTTTAGTGGTGCATTTTCATGGATGAATATTCGCTTTTTACTGGAAGGACTAAAAGTAACGATCGAAGTTTCGCTCTTCTCCATCATTTTTAGTTTTCTGATCGGTGGGCTGACAGGTGTTCTTCGTTTTGCGAGTATTCCTTATTTATCAAAAATAGTAGGTTTGATTATCGACATCATTCGTAATCTGCCATTATTGCTGATCATCTTTTTCACTTATTTTGCTTTACCGCAAATCGGTATCCAAATGAACATCTTTTGGTCAGCAGTTGCAGCATTGACGATTTTTGAATCTGCCATGTTATCAGAGATTTTCCGTGCAGGTTTGAATGCTGTGCCGAAAGGTCAGATGGAAGCAGGGCTTTCCACGGGATTAAGCTATGTGGAAACGATGCGTACGATCATCATGCCGCAAGCATTTAAGTCAATGATCCCTGCTATCGTCAGTCAGTTGATCTCGTTGATCAAAGATACTTCTTTAGCGGTGATCATCTCGTTGCCAGAATTGACACACCAAGCGCGGATCGTCTACGGTCAAAATACCAATTATGTCTTACCAATGTTCGTTATGATGACTTTCATGTATTTTGTCGTATGTTACGCACTTTCTTTACTTTCTTCTTACCTAGAAAAAAGAAAGTATAGTTATTAG
- the racE gene encoding glutamate racemase, giving the protein MIRLTDKRPIGFIDSGVGGLTVVKEALKQLPNENILYVGDTARCPYGPRPAEQVIAYTWEMTNYLVEKGIKMLVIACNTATAVALEEIKATLSIPVIGVILPGTRAAVKQTKNHRVGVIGTIGTVKSAAYETALLDKAPELKVTSLACPKFVSVVESKEYRSSVAKKIVAQTLAPLELKGIDTLILGCTHYPLLRPIIQNVMGDKVMLIDSGAETIGEVSMLLDYFEISNSPQNGRTLCQFYTTGSAKMFHEIAQDWLGLKELIVESIDLGGKEQ; this is encoded by the coding sequence ATGATTCGATTGACAGATAAACGTCCGATCGGTTTTATTGATTCAGGAGTTGGCGGTCTTACAGTCGTCAAAGAAGCATTGAAGCAATTGCCGAATGAAAACATATTATACGTTGGCGATACCGCGCGCTGTCCATATGGACCAAGACCAGCAGAGCAAGTGATCGCTTATACATGGGAAATGACGAATTATTTAGTTGAAAAAGGCATAAAGATGCTTGTGATTGCCTGTAATACGGCAACTGCGGTCGCATTAGAAGAAATCAAAGCAACACTCTCGATTCCAGTGATCGGTGTGATTTTGCCAGGAACGAGAGCGGCAGTCAAACAAACGAAAAATCACCGAGTAGGGGTGATTGGAACAATTGGAACCGTCAAAAGTGCCGCTTACGAGACGGCCTTGCTGGATAAAGCACCCGAACTGAAAGTCACCAGCTTGGCGTGTCCAAAGTTTGTGTCAGTCGTAGAAAGTAAAGAATACCGATCATCAGTCGCTAAAAAAATCGTGGCCCAAACTTTAGCTCCATTAGAATTAAAAGGGATCGACACCTTGATTTTAGGTTGCACCCATTATCCACTCCTTCGCCCGATCATTCAGAATGTTATGGGGGATAAAGTCATGCTAATCGATTCAGGAGCAGAAACGATTGGCGAAGTTTCGATGTTACTTGACTATTTTGAAATCAGTAATTCACCACAAAATGGCCGAACGCTTTGTCAGTTTTATACGACAGGATCAGCTAAAATGTTCCATGAGATTGCCCAAGATTGGTTAGGATTAAAAGAACTGATCGTTGAATCGATTGATTTAGGAGGAAAAGAGCAATGA